One genomic window of Pseudomonadota bacterium includes the following:
- a CDS encoding FtsX-like permease family protein: LQASVVAEEVRSGAEFSIIMFNLFTGFMGLGLLVGIAALGVIAARSVVERRQQIGMMRALGFQRGQVRLAFLMESSFVALLGIATGIALGFGLSGNILEQMAGDMPGVTYQVPWTMIGLVAAIAYAASLLTTFLPARQASKVYPAEALRYE, from the coding sequence CTCCAGGCCAGCGTGGTGGCCGAAGAGGTTCGCAGCGGCGCCGAGTTCAGCATCATAATGTTCAACCTGTTCACGGGCTTCATGGGGCTCGGACTCCTGGTCGGCATCGCGGCTTTAGGTGTCATCGCCGCCCGCTCGGTGGTCGAAAGGAGGCAGCAGATCGGGATGATGCGCGCCCTCGGGTTCCAGAGGGGCCAAGTGCGGCTCGCGTTCCTCATGGAATCGTCGTTCGTAGCCCTGCTCGGCATAGCGACCGGGATAGCGCTGGGGTTCGGGCTCTCGGGCAACATCCTCGAGCAGATGGCGGGCGACATGCCGGGGGTCACCTACCAGGTTCCGTGGACCATGATCGGGCTCGTCGCGGCCATCGCCTACGCAGCCTCTCTCCTGACCACGTTCCTGCCCGCCCGCCAGGCGTCGAAGGTCTACCCGGCGGAGGCGCTGCGCTACGAATAG